One Ignavibacterium sp. DNA segment encodes these proteins:
- a CDS encoding DUF5683 domain-containing protein: MIKNIVKCFAVLLILNAKLNGFQDTLIVADTTNENQTFEMQKSPWGAVVRSAIIPGWGQIYNESYWKAPVVWGIMGWFVYNWIDNNNKYIDYRNSYIQTNETLDHDYRDFYRDQRDQFAIYIVLTYFLNLVDAYVDAHLFDFSVDENYLTNTKMLNVRFHF, encoded by the coding sequence TTGATCAAAAATATAGTTAAGTGTTTTGCTGTATTGTTGATTCTGAATGCAAAATTAAATGGTTTTCAGGATACGCTTATTGTTGCTGATACAACAAATGAAAATCAAACCTTTGAGATGCAAAAATCACCTTGGGGTGCTGTTGTCAGAAGTGCTATTATTCCCGGCTGGGGACAAATATATAATGAATCATATTGGAAAGCACCGGTTGTTTGGGGAATAATGGGCTGGTTTGTTTATAACTGGATTGATAATAATAATAAGTACATTGATTATAGAAATTCATACATACAAACTAATGAGACATTAGATCATGATTACAGGGACTTTTATAGAGATCAAAGGGATCAATTTGCAATTTATATAGTGTTAACATATTTCCTGAACCTGGTTGATGCTTATGTTGATGCTCATTTATTTGATTTTAGTGTTGATGAAAATTATTTAACTAATACCAAAATGCTAAATGTCAGATTCCACTTTTAA
- a CDS encoding ParB/RepB/Spo0J family partition protein, whose protein sequence is MKSSLGRGLDALINPNKFTETEEQKGSDYKNIKDDDGKMVDVLVKIAVDLISPNPFQPRTNFAPEALEELKKSIIANGLIQPITVRRITGNRYQLVSGERRLRVYSDIGYKEIPAYIIQVDSDEIMLALALIENIQRETLNPIEVSRAYKRLMDECNLTQEQIAERIGKNRTTVANSIRLLKLPEKIQNCIIDESISAGHARTLINLPSEELQLFALEKILQENLSVRKVEALVKKLIKVGVTDKKNITIKHARTTDSNLIDLEDKLRKVFGTKVQCKQNKDGRGEIIIEFYSNDELERLFELFEIIDQKYS, encoded by the coding sequence ATGAAATCAAGTTTAGGCAGAGGATTAGACGCTCTGATCAATCCGAATAAATTTACCGAAACGGAAGAACAAAAAGGTTCTGATTACAAAAACATTAAAGATGATGACGGTAAAATGGTAGATGTTCTTGTAAAAATTGCTGTTGATTTAATTTCACCAAATCCTTTTCAACCAAGAACCAATTTTGCTCCCGAAGCTCTGGAAGAATTAAAAAAATCTATCATTGCAAATGGACTCATTCAGCCAATTACAGTTAGAAGAATAACTGGAAACCGTTATCAGTTAGTCTCAGGTGAAAGACGTTTACGTGTTTATTCAGACATCGGATATAAAGAGATTCCAGCATATATAATTCAGGTTGATTCAGATGAGATAATGCTGGCACTTGCATTAATCGAAAATATCCAAAGAGAAACTTTAAATCCAATTGAAGTTAGCAGAGCTTACAAAAGATTAATGGATGAGTGTAATTTGACACAAGAACAAATTGCTGAGCGAATTGGAAAGAATCGTACTACAGTTGCAAACTCTATTAGGTTATTAAAGTTACCTGAAAAGATCCAAAATTGTATAATTGATGAATCAATTTCGGCTGGGCACGCACGTACACTGATCAATCTGCCTTCTGAAGAACTTCAGCTTTTTGCACTGGAAAAGATATTGCAGGAAAACCTTTCTGTAAGAAAAGTTGAAGCACTGGTTAAAAAGCTAATCAAAGTTGGTGTTACAGATAAAAAAAATATAACTATCAAACACGCCAGAACTACAGATTCCAACCTCATTGATCTTGAAGATAAATTAAGAAAGGTTTTTGGTACAAAAGTCCAGTGCAAACAAAACAAGGACGGCAGGGGAGAAATAATAATTGAATTTTATTCAAATGATGAATTAGAAAGATTGTTTGAACTATTTGAAATCATTGATCAAAAATATAGTTAA
- a CDS encoding AAA family ATPase, whose protein sequence is MAKIISIANQKGGVGKTTTTINLSALLAAAEKRTLLVDIDPQANSSSGLSVTNHSPSVYEVLVGTKDIKEVIINTFMPFLDMLPSNINLVGAEIEMVDIENRETLLKSALNKISSDYDYILIDCPPSLGLLTLNALTAADSVLIPVQCEYFALEGLGQLLNTINIVKKHFNKDLAIEGVLLTMFDTRLRLSHQVAEEVRKYFGDKVFNTVINRNVRISEAPSYGKPIILYDAISSGAQNYMALASELLEKNSELSKN, encoded by the coding sequence ATGGCTAAAATTATTTCTATCGCTAACCAAAAAGGCGGTGTTGGTAAAACAACTACAACTATTAATTTGTCAGCATTACTTGCTGCAGCAGAAAAGAGAACATTATTAGTTGATATTGATCCACAGGCAAATTCCTCATCAGGATTAAGTGTTACCAATCATAGCCCGTCTGTATACGAAGTTCTTGTAGGAACAAAAGATATTAAAGAAGTTATAATAAATACATTTATGCCTTTTTTAGATATGCTTCCTTCAAATATTAATCTAGTTGGTGCCGAAATAGAGATGGTTGATATTGAAAACCGTGAAACTCTTTTAAAGAGTGCATTAAACAAGATTAGTTCCGATTATGATTATATTCTGATTGATTGTCCGCCTTCACTTGGATTGCTTACTCTTAATGCATTAACTGCAGCAGATTCCGTTCTTATACCGGTTCAATGTGAATATTTTGCTCTCGAAGGACTTGGACAATTACTTAATACAATTAATATTGTCAAAAAACATTTTAATAAAGATCTTGCAATTGAAGGTGTTTTACTGACTATGTTTGATACCAGATTAAGACTATCTCATCAGGTAGCTGAAGAAGTTAGAAAATATTTTGGAGACAAAGTATTTAATACTGTAATCAACAGAAATGTTAGGATATCCGAAGCACCGAGTTATGGAAAACCAATTATTTTATACGATGCTATTTCCAGTGGTGCTCAGAATTATATGGCACTTGCATCAGAATTACTGGAAAAAAATTCAGAATTGAGTAAGAACTAA
- a CDS encoding metal-dependent hydrolase: MKLKYFGHSAFQITTDSDIRILIDPYLDDNPVSKTKSSEVDAEFIVLTHGHGDHVGDGLKIGKRCNSLFICVNELAEWVKSKGLKAHNMHIGGSHNFEFGRVKFTIAHHGSLTPDNQYGGEASGVLLTIGGKTIYHTGDTGLFYDMKLIGEMTPVDYMLLPIGDNFTMGIDDAVKAVELTNPKAAIPMHYNTFPVIASDPLKFKQLVEAKSKKCIVMQFGDEIVL; the protein is encoded by the coding sequence ATGAAACTTAAATATTTTGGTCATTCTGCATTTCAAATTACTACCGATTCTGATATAAGGATTCTAATAGACCCTTACCTGGATGATAATCCGGTAAGCAAAACGAAGTCTTCGGAAGTGGATGCAGAATTTATTGTTTTAACTCATGGGCATGGTGATCATGTTGGAGATGGATTAAAAATCGGCAAGCGATGTAATTCACTATTCATTTGTGTAAATGAACTTGCTGAATGGGTTAAATCAAAAGGACTTAAGGCTCATAATATGCATATCGGTGGATCACATAATTTTGAATTTGGCAGAGTAAAATTTACTATAGCTCATCATGGTTCACTTACACCGGATAATCAATATGGCGGTGAAGCTTCAGGTGTTCTCTTAACAATAGGTGGAAAAACAATCTATCATACAGGTGATACAGGTTTGTTTTATGATATGAAATTAATTGGAGAGATGACTCCGGTTGATTATATGCTTTTACCAATAGGTGATAATTTTACGATGGGCATTGATGATGCTGTAAAAGCTGTTGAATTAACAAATCCAAAAGCAGCAATACCAATGCATTATAATACTTTTCCGGTTATTGCCTCTGATCCGCTAAAGTTTAAACAGCTTGTTGAAGCAAAATCAAAGAAATGTATTGTTATGCAATTTGGTGATGAGATTGTTTTATAA
- a CDS encoding glycosyltransferase family 2 protein, giving the protein MSSLNQGNNCCAVIPFFNEKKYLKSVINKTLKYVDKIFAVDDGSNDGSAFDISDIENVNIISLDRNYGKGYALQAGFNEAVKYEYKIVITLDGDNQHDPDFIPAFIEGIKKYDIVIGNRLKNLRSMPIQRIISNKITSFLLSLRTGKIILDSQCGYRAYKTNVLKKIKTSFSGYEAESEVILLAAKEKFSICFVDIPTIYGDETSKINNLNAISGFIKVYLKNFSN; this is encoded by the coding sequence TTGAGCAGCTTAAATCAAGGAAATAATTGTTGCGCTGTTATTCCATTTTTTAATGAAAAAAAATACTTAAAATCAGTAATAAACAAAACATTAAAATATGTTGATAAAATATTTGCTGTTGATGATGGATCAAACGATGGCTCTGCTTTTGATATTTCAGATATTGAAAATGTCAACATAATTTCGTTAGATAGAAATTATGGCAAAGGTTATGCATTGCAGGCAGGATTTAATGAAGCAGTAAAATATGAATATAAGATTGTTATAACTCTTGATGGTGATAATCAGCATGATCCTGATTTTATTCCTGCTTTTATAGAGGGCATAAAGAAATATGATATTGTGATTGGCAATCGACTTAAGAATCTGAGAAGTATGCCAATTCAAAGGATTATCAGCAATAAAATTACATCATTTTTACTTTCTTTAAGAACCGGTAAAATTATTTTAGATAGTCAATGCGGTTATAGAGCTTATAAAACAAACGTGTTAAAAAAAATTAAAACCAGTTTTAGTGGATATGAAGCTGAAAGTGAAGTGATACTATTAGCAGCAAAAGAAAAGTTTTCAATATGTTTTGTAGATATCCCAACTATATATGGTGATGAAACTAGTAAAATAAATAATCTTAACGCTATCAGTGGTTTTATTAAAGTTTATTTAAAGAATTTTAGTAATTAA
- the cdaA gene encoding diadenylate cyclase CdaA, with the protein MLDLFKIGFLTITLSDVIDIAIVSFIFFRLYITLRGTVAAQIFVGLLIIILVSFVAQVLNFRAVTWLLRLITDIWVIAFVILFQPEIRRLLVLLARNPFFKVFAKSESYEIADVIVDAAFQLSQHQHGALMVLIKSSGIRGFAETGELLNARISVPLLTSIFFPRSPLHDGAVIINKNFVEAARCTLPLSQQTSVKGESLGMRHRAGLGISEQADVLSVIVSEETGSISIAENGELTKGLSKETLKRRINLALKGPEKKGWKGFIEQLKSRK; encoded by the coding sequence ATGTTAGATTTATTTAAGATAGGTTTCTTAACAATTACTCTTTCAGATGTAATTGATATTGCAATAGTATCATTCATTTTTTTTAGATTATATATTACACTACGCGGAACAGTAGCCGCACAGATATTTGTTGGTTTACTAATTATTATTTTGGTTTCTTTTGTAGCTCAGGTTCTTAATTTTAGAGCTGTTACCTGGCTTCTAAGATTAATAACAGATATCTGGGTAATAGCATTTGTTATTTTATTTCAACCGGAGATACGGCGATTACTGGTACTTCTGGCGAGAAATCCGTTTTTTAAGGTATTTGCCAAATCTGAATCTTATGAAATAGCTGATGTTATTGTGGATGCCGCATTTCAACTTTCGCAGCATCAGCACGGTGCATTGATGGTATTGATTAAATCTTCCGGTATCAGAGGTTTTGCTGAAACAGGAGAATTATTAAACGCAAGAATAAGTGTACCATTACTAACTTCGATTTTCTTTCCGCGGTCTCCTTTGCACGATGGTGCTGTAATTATTAATAAAAATTTTGTTGAAGCTGCCCGATGTACTCTACCGCTTTCACAGCAAACATCTGTTAAGGGAGAATCTCTTGGTATGAGGCACAGAGCTGGTCTTGGTATCTCCGAACAGGCTGATGTATTAAGTGTAATTGTATCAGAGGAAACCGGTAGTATTTCTATTGCAGAAAATGGTGAATTGACAAAAGGCTTATCAAAGGAGACATTAAAGAGAAGAATAAATTTAGCTTTGAAAGGACCAGAGAAAAAAGGTTGGAAAGGTTTTATTGAGCAGCTTAAATCAAGGAAATAA
- the folP gene encoding dihydropteroate synthase, with product MLNTSKYKFSSSEVDFSLPSIMGIVNVTPDSFSDGGKYFSTKTAVDHALKLIDQGATFIDIGGESTRPGSEPVSVQDEIKRTIPVIKELKKIRKEIIISIDTTKSQVASIALDNGAEIVNDISGFTFDENMLNAIKDYDPTIVIMHIKGNPKTMQDNPFYEDVIKEIKEYLSNQIKKAESAGLSKIIIDPGIGFGKRIIDNFQIIKQLPEFESLGFPIMIGVSRKFFLRKTLELDINNVEVATVIMESLAVMKSARIIRTHNVEYCSQLVKLANNII from the coding sequence ATGTTAAACACATCTAAATATAAATTTTCTTCTTCTGAAGTAGATTTTAGTTTACCTTCCATAATGGGTATTGTTAATGTTACCCCTGACTCTTTCTCTGACGGTGGTAAATACTTTTCTACAAAAACTGCTGTTGACCACGCACTTAAACTAATTGATCAAGGAGCAACGTTTATTGATATTGGCGGTGAATCAACCAGACCTGGTTCAGAACCTGTTTCTGTTCAGGATGAAATAAAAAGAACTATTCCGGTTATTAAAGAATTAAAAAAAATAAGGAAAGAAATTATTATTTCGATAGATACTACGAAATCTCAGGTTGCTTCCATAGCATTAGATAATGGAGCCGAAATAGTTAATGATATAAGTGGTTTTACTTTTGATGAAAATATGTTAAATGCCATAAAAGATTATGATCCAACAATTGTGATAATGCATATAAAAGGTAATCCTAAAACAATGCAGGATAATCCATTTTATGAAGATGTTATTAAAGAGATAAAAGAGTATTTAAGCAATCAGATAAAGAAAGCTGAATCAGCTGGTTTGTCTAAAATTATTATTGATCCCGGTATTGGATTTGGCAAACGAATTATAGATAATTTTCAAATTATTAAACAACTTCCAGAGTTTGAGTCGCTTGGATTTCCTATAATGATTGGAGTTTCAAGAAAATTTTTTTTAAGAAAAACATTAGAACTGGATATCAATAATGTTGAAGTCGCTACTGTAATAATGGAGAGTCTGGCTGTTATGAAATCTGCAAGAATAATCCGTACACACAATGTAGAATATTGCAGTCAATTAGTTAAATTAGCAAATAATATTATTTAA
- the rpe gene encoding ribulose-phosphate 3-epimerase, which translates to MKLLAPSILSADISNLSQQIKLVEKNGADWIHCDIMDGHFVPNITFGPVLVEAARRSTDLPLDVHLMIKNPDNFLEDFKNAGADIISVHYEEVIHLNRTISKIKELGAKAGVVINPSTPVSIVKDIAEYIDLLLIMTVNPGFGGQSFISNSERRISEAVKLRADLKADFLIEVDGGVNKHNITKIKNAGCDVFVAGSSIFKAKDVSVAAAELKKLIT; encoded by the coding sequence ATGAAATTACTTGCTCCATCAATTTTATCTGCTGATATTTCAAATCTATCTCAACAGATTAAGTTAGTCGAAAAAAATGGTGCTGACTGGATTCATTGTGATATAATGGATGGACATTTTGTTCCTAATATAACTTTTGGACCAGTATTGGTTGAAGCTGCAAGAAGATCAACTGATTTACCGCTTGATGTTCACTTAATGATAAAAAATCCGGATAATTTTCTTGAAGATTTTAAAAATGCCGGTGCAGATATTATTTCTGTTCACTATGAAGAGGTTATTCATCTTAACAGAACAATAAGTAAAATAAAAGAACTTGGTGCTAAAGCAGGAGTTGTAATAAATCCATCAACACCGGTTTCAATTGTAAAAGATATTGCTGAATATATTGACCTATTATTAATTATGACAGTTAATCCGGGTTTTGGCGGTCAGAGTTTTATCTCAAATTCAGAGCGTAGAATATCTGAAGCTGTTAAATTAAGAGCAGATCTTAAAGCTGATTTCTTAATTGAAGTTGATGGTGGTGTTAATAAACATAATATTACAAAAATTAAAAATGCCGGTTGTGATGTTTTTGTCGCTGGGTCTTCCATATTTAAAGCTAAAGATGTTTCAGTAGCAGCAGCAGAACTAAAGAAATTGATTACTTGA
- a CDS encoding PASTA domain-containing protein, with the protein MKKLLENTFVKKSLIVFGILILIILILDFVLIPLYVNEPEVSVPNVIGMSEIEAFKTLEDGGFEPVISDTSYGVSLPVGRIFLQKPEADKIVKEGRKIYLFISGGDQVITVPSLIGKNITDARLALARVGLKIGKIDEAASIQPKDMIFDQQFAEGTRLRKGQSVGVTVSIGKGGGDIVVPDLIGKSLTEARRILSDSSLSVGKINFQISSTLLPNTVLDQYPAPGNRLNSSNSVDLFITKEGSVDERKEVPEEN; encoded by the coding sequence ATGAAAAAACTACTTGAAAACACTTTTGTAAAGAAATCTTTAATTGTATTTGGGATTTTAATACTTATAATTCTTATTCTGGATTTCGTACTGATTCCACTTTATGTTAATGAACCTGAAGTAAGCGTTCCAAATGTAATTGGTATGTCTGAAATTGAAGCGTTTAAAACACTGGAAGACGGAGGATTTGAACCTGTAATTTCAGATACATCTTACGGCGTTTCCTTACCAGTGGGAAGAATATTTCTTCAAAAACCAGAGGCAGATAAGATTGTAAAGGAAGGCAGAAAAATATATTTGTTTATTAGCGGTGGTGATCAGGTTATTACAGTTCCATCGTTGATAGGAAAAAATATTACGGATGCCAGATTAGCTTTAGCAAGAGTAGGGCTAAAAATCGGGAAGATTGACGAAGCAGCATCTATTCAACCTAAAGATATGATCTTTGACCAGCAATTTGCAGAAGGAACAAGATTAAGAAAAGGGCAGAGTGTTGGAGTTACTGTCAGCATTGGTAAGGGTGGCGGTGATATTGTTGTGCCTGACTTAATTGGTAAATCTTTAACCGAAGCCAGAAGAATTTTAAGTGATAGTTCCTTAAGTGTGGGTAAAATTAATTTTCAGATTTCCAGCACACTGCTCCCAAATACAGTGTTAGATCAATATCCTGCTCCGGGTAATAGATTGAACTCCAGCAACAGTGTGGATTTGTTTATCACAAAGGAAGGATCTGTGGATGAGAGAAAAGAAGTTCCGGAGGAAAACTAA
- a CDS encoding NFACT RNA binding domain-containing protein: MYKNYFFLNRIALELNNRLSGCFIKSIFSQEKDKLILQFEKPFDNVIEFSVNHSEPYLTSRKKYIRAKRNTIDIFPELFNKKLLSVSIAEDDRVLKFEIEHIYLFFAIRGKFTNIFLIKDNIIQSFKEENEESLLQIKNEFAEKRFIKSFNDIDPILITGLSVKAIREKFKFIGKELELEVILRVDDEEYHSKELLAVLNNIKSADLVLFSNTQNNEVKIGFDGLAIFNSFSKEYIGDIFDTFNEFLSRKNYLAKKNIKLKRIKDTIEKELNRNLKRIEKLEPIVTNEPKVELLKKYANLILINLNKIKTGATELICEDSFESGNQIAIPLNNIISPQKNAERYFEKARNSLVEFNKSKELFDKTKSNLKKLQSIKSELDSQLTDERLNTIMKELNIKDDDSLNKQDEYDYKFKHYIISGKYHVYVGKDSKNNDLLTTKFAKQNDMWFHARAVSGSHVVLRVENKKDIIPKSIIKKAASLAAYYSKAKTAGIVPVSFTFKKYVTKRKGMPLGQVSLLKEEILLVKPEIPEECDIFQ, from the coding sequence ATGTATAAAAACTATTTTTTCTTAAACAGAATTGCTCTGGAATTAAACAATAGACTATCCGGCTGTTTTATTAAGAGTATCTTTTCACAGGAAAAAGATAAGCTAATATTGCAATTTGAAAAACCTTTTGACAATGTTATTGAGTTTTCTGTAAATCATTCTGAGCCTTACCTTACCAGCAGAAAAAAGTACATAAGAGCCAAAAGAAACACAATAGATATCTTTCCCGAATTATTTAATAAAAAGCTTTTATCAGTTTCAATTGCTGAAGATGATAGAGTTCTAAAATTTGAAATAGAACATATCTATTTATTTTTTGCAATAAGAGGTAAATTCACAAATATATTTCTTATTAAGGATAATATAATTCAATCTTTCAAAGAAGAAAATGAAGAATCTTTATTACAAATCAAGAATGAATTTGCAGAAAAGAGATTTATAAAATCGTTTAATGATATTGATCCAATACTGATAACTGGTCTTTCAGTAAAAGCAATCAGGGAGAAATTTAAGTTTATCGGCAAAGAATTAGAACTTGAAGTTATTTTGAGAGTTGATGATGAAGAATATCATTCCAAAGAATTATTAGCAGTTTTGAACAATATTAAATCTGCTGACCTTGTATTATTTAGTAATACTCAAAACAATGAAGTAAAAATTGGATTTGATGGTTTAGCAATCTTTAACTCATTCAGCAAAGAATATATTGGTGATATATTTGATACTTTTAATGAATTTTTATCAAGAAAAAATTATTTAGCAAAAAAGAATATCAAATTAAAAAGGATTAAAGATACAATTGAAAAAGAGTTAAACAGAAATTTAAAAAGAATTGAGAAACTTGAGCCGATAGTAACAAACGAACCAAAAGTTGAATTGTTAAAAAAATATGCAAACTTAATTCTGATAAATCTAAATAAGATTAAGACCGGTGCAACAGAATTGATATGTGAGGATTCTTTTGAATCAGGAAATCAAATTGCTATTCCGCTTAACAATATCATTTCGCCGCAAAAAAACGCTGAAAGATATTTCGAAAAAGCCAGAAACAGTCTTGTAGAATTTAACAAATCCAAAGAATTATTTGACAAGACAAAATCAAATCTCAAGAAATTGCAAAGCATTAAAAGTGAGTTAGATTCTCAATTAACAGACGAAAGACTAAATACTATTATGAAAGAATTAAATATTAAAGATGATGATAGCCTGAATAAACAGGATGAATATGACTACAAATTCAAACACTATATAATTTCCGGGAAATACCATGTTTATGTGGGTAAAGATTCTAAGAATAATGACCTCTTAACAACAAAATTTGCAAAACAAAACGATATGTGGTTTCATGCACGAGCAGTTTCAGGTTCACATGTTGTTCTACGAGTTGAAAATAAAAAAGATATTATTCCTAAATCAATAATTAAGAAAGCAGCAAGTTTAGCTGCATATTATAGTAAAGCAAAAACGGCAGGTATTGTTCCTGTATCATTCACATTTAAAAAATATGTGACAAAAAGAAAAGGCATGCCTTTAGGTCAGGTTTCATTGTTAAAGGAAGAAATATTGCTGGTAAAACCTGAAATACCGGAAGAATGTGATATTTTTCAATAA
- a CDS encoding OmpA family protein, whose translation MRKLIYLLTIFGLIAMMQPTQAQFKDWGTKFGLRGSVLFPENEFANLGFGGNDNFSFDWFKASFLGEAFFAFELTKALEMQLAGGYGKYAGVAMFDKDAGLGEYETTIIPITLRFRISPFDVKGWNPYFYVGGGVMNFSNDKKPNVVSGKSIEEDGWVAIIPAGIGAEFALSDRVLLDFSLGGAMSTTYDLDAFRSGSDDIWDSYFNASLGLTFTGENCSVDKDKDGLGKCDEIKIGTDPNNPDTDGDGLLDGEEYLTYKTDPLKADTDGDGLTDFEEIKSTSTNPLVADTDGDGLSDGDEVHKYKTDPLKVDTDGDGLSDGDEVLKYKTDPLKKDTDGDGLTDGDEVLKYKTDPLKKDTDGDGLTDGEEVLKYKTDPLKKDTDGGSVDDGTEVKRGTDPLDPEDDVVKIGVPIILEGITFDVNKSTIKPESEATLMKALKTLETYTDISVEIGGHTDSDGSAKSNQKLSEARAESVKAWLVNKGIDASRISVKGYGEDKPVADNKTKEGKQKNRRIEFTRTK comes from the coding sequence ATGAGAAAACTAATATACTTGCTTACTATATTCGGTTTAATCGCAATGATGCAACCGACTCAAGCACAATTTAAAGACTGGGGTACCAAATTTGGACTCAGAGGAAGCGTGTTATTTCCAGAAAACGAATTCGCAAACTTGGGTTTTGGCGGAAATGATAACTTCTCTTTTGATTGGTTTAAAGCTTCATTTCTTGGCGAAGCATTCTTTGCATTTGAACTAACAAAGGCATTAGAAATGCAGCTTGCCGGCGGTTATGGAAAATATGCTGGAGTTGCTATGTTCGACAAAGACGCTGGTCTTGGAGAATATGAAACAACAATAATACCTATTACACTTCGTTTCAGAATTAGCCCATTTGATGTAAAAGGTTGGAATCCATACTTCTACGTTGGCGGCGGAGTTATGAATTTTAGTAACGATAAAAAACCTAATGTAGTTTCAGGTAAATCAATTGAAGAAGATGGGTGGGTTGCTATAATTCCTGCTGGTATTGGTGCTGAGTTTGCACTTAGTGATAGAGTTCTTTTAGATTTCTCACTTGGCGGTGCAATGTCCACAACTTATGATCTGGACGCTTTCAGATCCGGTTCAGATGATATTTGGGATTCCTATTTTAATGCTAGCCTTGGTCTAACATTTACAGGTGAAAATTGCAGTGTTGATAAGGACAAGGACGGACTAGGTAAATGTGATGAGATTAAAATCGGAACAGACCCAAATAATCCAGATACAGACGGCGATGGATTACTCGATGGTGAAGAATATTTGACCTACAAGACTGATCCATTAAAAGCTGATACTGATGGTGATGGATTAACTGATTTTGAAGAGATCAAATCAACCAGTACCAATCCATTAGTAGCTGATACTGATGGTGATGGATTATCAGATGGTGATGAAGTTCATAAATATAAAACTGATCCATTAAAAGTTGATACTGATGGTGATGGATTATCAGATGGTGATGAAGTTCTAAAATACAAGACCGATCCATTAAAGAAAGATACTGATGGTGACGGTTTAACTGATGGTGATGAAGTTCTGAAATACAAGACTGATCCATTAAAGAAAGATACTGATGGTGACGGTTTAACTGATGGTGAAGAAGTTCTGAAATACAAGACCGATCCATTAAAGAAAGATACTGACGGCGGTTCAGTTGATGACGGTACTGAAGTAAAACGAGGAACTGATCCATTGGATCCTGAAGATGATGTTGTTAAGATCGGTGTTCCAATTATTCTGGAAGGAATTACCTTTGATGTTAACAAGTCCACAATTAAACCAGAATCTGAAGCGACTTTAATGAAAGCTCTCAAGACTTTAGAGACTTATACTGATATATCCGTTGAAATTGGCGGTCATACAGATAGCGATGGCAGCGCAAAGAGCAATCAGAAATTATCTGAAGCCAGAGCAGAATCAGTAAAAGCTTGGTTAGTAAATAAAGGTATTGATGCCAGCAGAATATCAGTTAAAGGTTATGGCGAAGATAAACCAGTTGCTGACAACAAAACCAAAGAAGGAAAACAGAAAAACAGAAGAATTGAGTTCACAAGAACTAAATAA